A stretch of the Arachis stenosperma cultivar V10309 chromosome 6, arast.V10309.gnm1.PFL2, whole genome shotgun sequence genome encodes the following:
- the LOC130934274 gene encoding uncharacterized protein LOC130934274, producing MQFMNQEIKEDKKVCHSIHEMVWKNDERIKRICVLRNLVGGRGVTGKKVAAAAFGAVAGHGVAVAAEGGSGGEGLGLVIEEGGLRVVGGEGGRGWVAGSGGAVAAVGSGGEGGREEEGRREKGRGWYGGGVWAAAAPGWWRGGWGKKKREGEEG from the exons ATGCAGTTTATGAACCAGGAAATCAAAGAGGATAAGAAAGTCTGCCATAGCATTCATGAAATGGTCTGG aaaaacgaCGAACGGATAAAAAGGATTTGCGTTTTGCGGAACCTGGTAGGCGGGAGGGGTGTAACGGGGAAGAAAGTGGCTGCGGCGGCGTTCGGTGCGGTGGCGGGGCACGGCGTCGCGGTGGCGGCTGAGGGGGGCAGTGGCGGAGAGGGTTTAGGGTTAGTGATAGAAGAAGGGGGGCTGCGGGTGGTTGGCGGAGAGGGGGGGCGCGGCTGGGTGGCCGGCAGTGGGGGGGCGGTGGCTGCGGTTGGCAGTGGTGGAGAGgggggaagagaggaagaaggaagaagagagaaggggaGGGGGTGGTACGGCGGTGGCGTCTGGGCGGCGGCGGCGCCGGGGTGGTGGCGTGGCGGCtgggggaagaagaagagagaaggggaAGAGGGTTAG
- the LOC130934275 gene encoding uncharacterized protein LOC130934275 gives MQFMNQEIKEDKKVCHSIHEMVWKNDERIKRICVLRNLVGGRGVTGKKVAAAAFGAVAGHGVTVAAEGGSGGEGLGLVIEEGGLRVVGGEGARLGGRQWGAVAAVGSGGEGGREEEGRREKGRGWYGGGVWAAAAPGWWRGGWGKKKREGEEG, from the exons ATGCAGTTTATGAACCAGGAAATCAAAGAGGATAAGAAAGTCTGCCATAGCATTCATGAAATGGTCTGG aaaaacgaCGAACGGATAAAAAGGATTTGCGTTTTGCGGAACCTGGTAGGCGGGAGGGGTGTAACGGGGAAGAAAGTGGCTGCGGCGGCGTTCGGTGCGGTGGCGGGGCACGGCGTCACGGTGGCGGCTGAGGGGGGCAGTGGCGGAGAGGGTTTAGGGTTAGTGATAGAAGAAGGGGGGCTGCGGGTGGTTGGCGGAGAGGGGGCGCGGCTGGGTGGCCGGCAGTGGGGGGCGGTGGCTGCGGTTGGCAGTGGTGGAGAGgggggaagagaggaagaaggaagaagagagaaggggaGGGGGTGGTACGGCGGTGGCGTCTGGGCGGCGGCGGCGCCGGGGTGGTGGCGTGGCGGCtgggggaagaagaagagagaaggggaAGAGGGTTAG